The Nostoc sp. ATCC 53789 genome has a segment encoding these proteins:
- a CDS encoding transposase family protein — protein sequence MTSPLARIESYPHEAKRLIGISYDHFLALVGLAEQRHIEKQAEIEKKKIRIIAPGGGRKPEMSAKEGICLCLVYLRQKPIFEILGLLFNISKTKANDAFNYWVDILRDILPASQIEEVSTDSQKYQELQRMLSEYELIVDSTEQPTARPVDYQEQKRYYSGKKKMHTLKNQFIVLPGGEDIVDVRVGMLGKTSDINLFRETRHKFTDTQQFLGDKAYIGDDAITTPHKKRKNTEISELQKQENKELSSRRIAVEHMICRVKIFRVASDRFRLARHRYNQVILAVCGLVRLRINRLFSVTLST from the coding sequence ATGACAAGTCCTTTGGCAAGAATTGAATCGTATCCTCATGAAGCTAAACGCCTAATTGGAATTAGTTATGACCATTTTTTAGCATTGGTCGGCCTGGCAGAGCAAAGGCATATAGAAAAACAGGCAGAAATTGAAAAAAAGAAAATTCGGATTATCGCTCCTGGAGGCGGGCGTAAACCAGAAATGTCAGCCAAAGAAGGAATATGCTTATGTCTAGTTTACCTGAGACAAAAACCAATTTTTGAGATTTTAGGGTTGCTGTTTAACATTTCCAAAACTAAAGCCAATGATGCCTTCAATTATTGGGTAGATATTTTGCGAGATATTTTACCAGCATCTCAAATAGAAGAAGTATCAACAGATAGTCAAAAATATCAAGAATTACAGCGAATGCTGTCTGAATACGAATTAATTGTCGATAGCACTGAACAACCTACAGCAAGACCTGTAGACTATCAAGAGCAAAAACGATACTACTCTGGCAAGAAAAAAATGCACACTCTGAAAAATCAATTTATTGTTCTACCTGGAGGGGAAGATATTGTCGATGTCCGTGTCGGAATGTTAGGGAAAACAAGCGATATTAATTTATTTCGAGAAACCCGCCATAAATTTACTGACACGCAACAGTTTCTCGGCGATAAAGCTTATATAGGAGATGATGCCATTACCACCCCTCATAAGAAACGAAAAAATACAGAAATCTCGGAATTACAAAAACAAGAGAATAAAGAACTTTCGTCACGCCGAATCGCTGTTGAACACATGATATGTCGGGTAAAAATATTTCGAGTAGCCAGTGATAGATTCCGTCTAGCTCGACATCGATATAATCAGGTAATTCTGGCTGTTTGTGGGCTGGTAAGATTAAGAATTAATCGGTTATTTTCTGTTACTCTTAGTACTTAA